A section of the Triticum dicoccoides isolate Atlit2015 ecotype Zavitan chromosome 7A, WEW_v2.0, whole genome shotgun sequence genome encodes:
- the LOC119331959 gene encoding uncharacterized protein LOC119331959 isoform X2, with amino-acid sequence MFRFISAWLQVVLRYIAAWLQAAAAAAAAAADKLDAASLSLQGTAAMDFPATVSLGPLHRQLHSFRAATNNLPDGVSDGEVRRLEEDLETLFTELKIVSEADDPSFTARCWMKEVRELRYDAEDFFNEVPRSSAGAGRSALHTLILSIPRKLKLRRQVAEAFSDLCARAKDASQRRQSFQLGPATIRPESGQVNVSRSKSLGLIGLEESMDKLVKLMALDDQEIAELLAFDSEDTEQLVQVVPIFGSAGVGKTTLARTFYRNFGGKFQCRAFVRVSRNPDMRRMLSSMLSQIKAPPVHGFPDVQDLIDHIRGYLQCKRYLIVIDDLWASSTWDIISRAFPDGDCCCRIIVTTEIKDVALACSRYQFKYMYEMSPLNGDQSRQLFLGRVFGSENGCPPDFKEVTYEIIRKCGGLPLATENIASMLACELNIDQWKHIRDSLPSVLRLRTDPSSEGLKEVLNIIYDNLSPYLKTCLLYLIMYPEGSTISKDELVTQWITEDFIGEGQDREKIARHYFDELVSRGMIQPLDRNYNDEVLTCTVHHMVLDLIRYKSLEENFIIIVSCFQTITGLPDKVRRLSVQFGGAKCANIPADFMMTQVRSLIFFGFLNCVPSFVEYKLLRVLILHIWADQSKIFDLTRISKLFQLRYLKIDCNITVHLPDEIQQLRFLETLELHAPVSDMPSDISCLPLLHTLGYFDLGKNSIENVQSLGELNNLQDLHLTWSNISDPDNLKNNMQCLGSILRKLGNLKSLTLVRAASSHADVTLIRAASSHPDVLDDAGGAILGISGDVLSSVSSPPPLLQRLELSGRCCIFASLPEWTKELGNLCILKISVRKLLRKDIDILKGLPALMALSLYVWTAPVGKVVFDSEGFSILKYFKFTCAAPCLAFLIGSMPSVRELKLAFNANRMEQYSQIVAGLEYLIELKEITAKVGGTGADESDKRYAESALRGAIANHPCAPIITVQCVDRILYGEDDMSAVTQEQEHWTLEEEHEIQEESLDPLPELIPIPSTQTQMRDGSQNGGTDSSREVLTQTREEVQDELIERSMEVLTHEREHLTLERQHEIHEELLDPLPEVVSTSSTQTQVREEVRDGEIGRSMEVLTQEQEQCIVEQQDEMTDGVLDVQIGTLMEVLAQEEQWRNNMQNSGIGRSMAVVSASHGTLDPLLDKLNALLSEEYGNLEGVLHEVSALKSELTLMHTAVRKYTMLEDPDVQVKLWLSLLREFSYDAEDYIDKFIHQLDNGGHHGGFKQIFGKTACQLKTLGSQHEIAEKIDELKDRAKNLKASSYKMDDTACITSCHSTVDPQLAALFVDSAHLVGIDSPRDDLAKWTVEVGNSSAKHHCRMLSIVGFGGLGKTTLANEVYRKAKGHFHCQAFVSVSQKPDIKKILMNLISQVSPHGFTKDTYNWDKMRFIRELRKLLKDKRYLVVIDDIWSISAWNIIKCAFPENNCSSRVITTTRIIEVARSCCMGQDDRMYEMQPLSDFHSKRLFLRRIFGSKDSPDMLKEVSNEILKKCGGLPLAIISVSSLLANRPANKEEWEKVCALDKDIGLEEMNRILCLSYNALPDNLKTCLLYLSNFPEGCVIERERLVRRWIAEGFISENHGQSQQEVAEWYFYEFINRSMIQAVDIRYDGKARACRVHNMMLELIISKSAEDNFVMVIRSRQTGLVNRHGCIRRLSVQHIDQNLASVLANEDLSHVRSLTVTSSSCIEHLPSLACFENLRVLDFEGCDGLEKYHMKGLGKFFQLKYLSLRGTWISHLPSEVVMLHNLETLDIRETHVEELPAEIVHLTKLQHLIASTDYVMPGIKIPDGIGNMRNLQVLLGCGISSGSVGALEELGNLTNLNELDVQYWGIGSEYKWHEDRFLSSLIKLGSCKLQSFRIWRKCPGDVKFLESWFPLPFSLQRFEMSGCYSFKWIPCWISPALTSLAYLEINIVEVTQTDLCILGEMPALLHLRLTCRTFRKERLIFYGRGFQHLKEFVYDAAVLPSGNLLFMEGALPMLEDLSLIYCVSMVNAYGFFLGIEHLPRLKNAQIHLYKQGAASSDIASAEVTIRNEADDNPNCPRVTLVEHVKREDYCSDGCPNRTVTDQGLDANTTNQKVLIIFFTKF; translated from the exons GCCATGGATTTTCCTGCTACTGTTTCGCTTGGCCCCCTCCACCGGCAGCTCCATTCATTCAGGGCTGCCACGAACAATCTCCCCGACGGGGTTAGCGATGGCGAGGTCCGGCGCCTCGAAGAAGATCTGGAGACACTGTTCACCGAGCTCAAGATCGTGTCGGAGGCGGACgaccccagcttcacggccaggtgCTGGATGAAGGAGGTGCGGGAGCTCCGCTACGACGCAGAGGACTTCTTCAACGAGGTCCCGCGCTCCTCCGCCGGCGCCGGCAGAAGCGCTCTTCACACCCTCATTCTTTCGATCCCCAGAAAACTGAAGCTTCGGCGCCAGGTTGCAGAAGCTTTCTCAGATCTGTGTGCTCGTGCCAAGGATGCGAGTCAAAGACGCCAAAGTTTCCAGCTTGGACCAGCAACCATCAGACCTGAATCTGGACAAGTCAATGTCAGCCGCTCCAAGAGCCTCGGACTTATTGGCCTTGAGGAGTCCATGGATAAGCTTGTCAAACTGATGGCTTTAGACGACCAAGAGATTGCAGAGCTGCTGGCTTTTGACAGTGAAGATACAGAGCAACTAGTTCAGGTGGTACCTATCTTTGGATCTGCAGGTGTTGGCAAAACAACACTTGCCAGAACCTTCTACCGTAACTTCGGGGGGAAATTCCAGTGCCGGGCTTTCGTGCGGGTGTCTCGAAATCCAGATATGAGGAGGATGCTTTCCAGCATGCTCTCACAAATTAAGGCACCGCCGGTTCATGGCTTTCCTGATGTGCAGGACCTTATTGACCATATCAGAGGATATCTGCAATGCAAAAG ATACTTGATTGTAATTGATGACTTATGGGCCTCCTCGACATGGGATATTATTAGCCGTGCTTTCCCTGATGGTGATTGTTGCTGCAGAATAATAGTAACCACGGAAATCAAGGATGTAGCATTGGCATGCAGTAGGTATCAGTTTAAGTACATGTATGAGATGAGTCCTCTTAACGGTGATCAGTCAAGACAGTTATTCCTCGGTAGAGTTTTTGGGTCTGAAAATGGTTGTCCTCCAGATTTCAAAGAAGTTACATATGAGATTATCCGAAAATGTGGAGGTTTACCATTAGCAACTGAAAATATAGCCAGCATGTTAGCATGTGAATTAAACATTGATCAATGGAAGCACATACGAGATTCTTTACCCTCTGTTTTGAGATTGAGGACAGACCCTAGTTCGGAAGGGTTGAAAGAAGTTCTGAACATTATTTATGATAATCTTTCACCATATTTGAAGACATGCTTGCTATATCTTATTATGTATCCAGAGGGAAGCACTATCAGCAAGGACGAATTAGTGACGCAATGGATAACTGAAGATTTTATCGGCGAAGGGCAAGACAGGGAGAAAATTGCACGGCATTATTTTGATGAGCTTGTGAGTAGAGGAATGATCCAACCTCTTGACAGAAATTATAACGATGAGGTGTTGACATGTACAGTTCACCACATGGTACTAGATCTTATTAGGTACAAATCTCTGGAGGAGAATTTCATCATTATTGTGAGTTGTTTTCAAACAATTACAGGTCTTCCTGACAAGGTTCGTCGACTGTCTGTCCAGTTCGGTGGTGCAAAATGTGCTAATATACCGGCAGACTTTATGATGACTCAAGTTAGATCGCTTATATTTTTTGGCTTCTTGAACTGTGTGCCTTCCTTTGTGGAATATAAGCTGCTTCGAGTTCTGATTCTTCATATCTGGGCTGATCAAAGCAAAATATTTGACCTCACTAGAATTAGCAAACTGTTTCAGCTGAGGTATCTGAAAATTGATTGCAACATCACTGTCCATTTGCCAGACGAGATTCAGCAGCTACGATTCTTGGAGACATTGGAATTGCATGCACCAGTAAGTGATATGCCATCGGATATTAGTTGCTTGCCCTTACTTCACACGCTGGGCTATTTTGATCTCGGCAAGAACTCAATAGAGAATGTACAGAGCCTTGGCGAGCTGAACAATCTCCAAGACCTTCATCTCACCTGGTCTAACATATCAGACCCTGACAATCTGAAGAACAATATGCAATGCCTGGGCTCAATTCTCCGGAAACTCGGCAACCTCAAGTCTTTAACTTTAGTACGTGCAGCCTCCTCTCATGCAGATGTAACTCTAATACGTGCAGCCTCCTCTCATCCAGATGTTTTAGACGATGCTGGTGGTGCAATCTTGGGTATTTCTGGCGATGTCTTGAGCAGCGTGTCCTCTCCCCCGCCCCTTCTTCAGAGGCTTGAGCTGTCAGGGCGCTGTTGCATCTTTGCCAGCCTACCTGAGTGGACCAAAGAACTTGGCAATCTCTGCATTTTGAAGATTTCAGTTAGGAAGTTGTTGAGGAAAGATATTGATATCCTCAAAGGATTGCCAGCTCTCATGGCTCTCTCGCTGTACGTTTGGACTGCCCCTGTAGGAAAGGTCGTCTTTGATAGTGAGGGGTTCTCAATTCTCAAATACTTCAAGTTTACATGTGCTGCCCCATGCCTGGCATTTCTGATAGGATCAATGCCTAGCGTCCGGGAGCTTAAGCTAGCATTCAATGCTAATAGAATGGAGCAATACAGCCAGATAGTTGCTGGCTTAGAGTACCTGATAGAACTTAAAGAGATAACTGCAAAAGTTGGGGGCACTGGTGCGGATGAATCTGATAAAAGGTACGCGGAGTCGGCATTGAGGGGCGCCATTGCCAATCATCCATGCGCTCCTATAATCACAGTACAATGTGTAGATCGGATTTTGTATGGTGAGGACGATATGAGTGCCGTCACACAAGAACAAGAACACTGGACTCTGGAAGAAGAACATGAGATACAAGAGGAATCACTTGATCCTCTTCCTGAACTTATTCCCATTCCAAGCACACAAACACAAATGAGAGATGGAAGCCAGAATGGTGGAACAGATAGCTCAAGGGAGGTGCTGACACAAACAAGAGAGGAAGTTCAGGATGAATTAATAGAAAGATCGATGGAGGTCCTGACACATGAACGGGAACACTTAACTCTGGAAAGACAACACGAGATTCATGAGGAATTGCTTGATCCTCTTCCTGAAGTTGTTTCCACTTCAAGCACACAGACACAAGTGAGAGAGGAAGTGCGGGATGGAGAAATAGGGAGATCGATGGAGGTGCTGACACAAGAGCAAGAACAGTGTATCGTGGAACAACAAGATGAAATGACAGACGGAGTGCTGGATGTACAAATAGGGACATTGATGGAGGTGTTAGCACAAGAAGAGCAATGGCGGAATAATATGCAGAATAGTGGAATCGGGAGATCGATGGCGGTGGTGAGCGCTTCCCATGGCACCTTGGATCCCCTACTGGACAAGCTCAATGCTTTGCTCAGCGAGGAGTATGGCAACTTGGAAGGTGTCCTCCATGAAGTCAGTGCCCTCAAATCTGAGCTGACATTAATGCATACGGCGGTAAGAAAGTACACGATGCTAGAAGATCCAGATGTCCAGGTGAAGTTATGGCTATCGTTGCTGAGGGAGTTTTCCTATGATGCAGAGGATTACATTGATAAGTTCATTCACCAGCTCGACAATGGCGGACATCATGGCGGATTCAAGCAGATCTTCGGCAAGACTGCTTGCCAGCTGAAGACGCTTGGATCTCAGCATGAAATTGCAGAAAAAATCGATGAGCTGAAAGATCGTGCCAAGAACTTGAAAGCGAGTAGTTACAAGATGGATGATACTGCTTGCATCACATCTTGCCATTCCACCGTGGATCCCCAGTTGGCTGCTCTTTTTGTTGATTCTGCACACCTTGTGGGCATTGACAGTCCaagagatgatcttgccaagtggaCGGTCGAAGTAGGAAACAGCTCGGCCAAGCATCATTGCAGGATGTTATCTATTGTTGGGTTTGGTGGATTGGGAAAGACAACACTAGCGAATGAGGTGTATCGCAAGGCTAAAGGGCATTTCCATTGTCAGGCTTTTGTATCAGTCTCACAAAAGCCAGATATAAAGAAAATTCTCATGAACTTGATCTCCCAAGTGTCTCCCCATGGATTCACGAAAGATACTTACAATTGGGACAAAATGAGATTCATTAGAGAGCTAAGAAAACTGCTAAAGGATAAGAG GTATCTTGTTGTCATTGATGATATATGGTCCATATCGGCATGGAACATTATCAAGTGTGCTTTTCCAGAGAATAACTGTTCTAGCAGAGTTATAACTACTACACGCATTATTGAAGTTGCAAGGTCATGTTGTATGGGTCAAGATGACCGCATGTATGAAATGCAACCCTTAAGTGATTTTCATTCTAAAAGATTGTTCTTGAGAAGAATTTTTGGGTCCAAGGATAGTCCCGATATGCTGAAAGAAGtttcaaatgaaattttgaaaaaatgtggAGGCCTGCCGTTGGCAATTATCAGTGTATCTAGTTTATTGGCAAATAGGCCAGCTAACAAAGAGGAGTGGGAAAAAGTTTGTGCATTGGACAAAGACATAGGTCTAGAGGAAATGAACAGAATACTATGCCTTAGCTACAATGCTCTTCCAGATAATCTCAAGACTTGTTTGTTGTATTTAAGTAATTTTCCTGAGGGCTGTGTGATTGAGAGAGAGAGATTAGTGAGGCGGTGGATAGCAGAAGGCTTTATCTCTGAAAATCATGGGCAGAGTCAGCAAGAGGTCGCAGAGTGGTATTTCTATGAGTTTATCAATAGAAGTATGATTCAAGCAGTGGACATCCGCTATGATGGTAAGGCTCGTGCATGTCGAGTCCATAACATGATGCTTGAACTCATCATTTCAAAGTCAGCTGAGGATAATTTTGTCATGGTGATTCGTAGCAGGCAGACTGGTTTGGTAAATCGCCATGGTTGTATTCGACGGCTATCAGTCCAGCACATTGACCAGAATCTTGCATCTGTATTGGCAAATGAAGATCTAAGCCATGTTCGCTCTTTAACAGTAACATCATCAAGTTGCATCGAACACTTGCCTAGTCTTGCTTGCTTTGAAAATTTGCGTGTACTAGATTTTGAAGGGTGTGATGGATTGGAAAAGTATCACATGAAGGGTCTTGGCAAGTTTTTCCAACTAAAGTACCTGAGCCTTAGGGGCACTTGGATATCACATCTACCATCAGAAGTTGTGATGTTACATAATCTAGAGACCCTAGATATTAGGGAGACACATGTAGAAGAGTTGCCTGCTGAAATTGTCCACCTTACGAAGCTACAACATCTTATCGCTTCAACAGATTATGTAATGCCTGGAATAAAGATACCAGATGGAATCGGGAATATGAGGAACTTACAGGTATTGTTGGGCTGTGGTATCAGCTCGGGTTCTGTTGGTGCACTAGAGGAACTCGGTAACTTGACCAATTTGAATGAGCTCGATGTACAGTATTGGGGAATAGGATCCGAGTACAAGTGGCATGAAGACAGGTTCCTCTCCTCATTAATCAAGCTTGGTAGCTGCAAGCTACAGTCTTTTAGGATATGGAGGAAGTGCCCTGGTGATGTCAAGTTCTTAGAATCATGGTTCCCTCTGCCATTTTCCCTCCAAAGATTTGAGATGAGCGGCTGCTACAGTTTCAAGTGGATTCCATGCTGGATTTCACCAGCACTGACCAGTCTTGCATACCTAGAAATTAATATAGTGGAAGTAACGCAGACGGATCTGTGCATACTTGGAGAGATGCCTGCCTTGCTTCACCTGAGGCTAACATGCCGGACTTTCAGAAAAGAAAGGCTTATTTTTTACGGCAGAGGATTCCAGCATTTGAAGGAATTTGTTTACGATGCTGCTGTATTGCCATCGGGAAACCTTCTGTTTATGGAAGGGGCACTGCCAATGCTCGAGGATCTTAGCCTAATCTACTGTGTATCAATGGTTAATGCTTATGGGTTTTTCTTGGGTATCGAGCACCTCCCAAGACTGAAAAATGCACAAATTCACCTCTACAAACAGGGCGCGGCATCTTCTGATATCGCTTCCGCAGAAGTTACTATCAGGAATGAAGCAGATGACAATCCCAACTGTCCCAGAGTAACTCTGGTAGAACATGTAAAGAGGGAGGATTATTGCTCTGACGGCTGTCCTAACAGAACCGTGACAGATCAAGGACTAGATGCCAATACAACTAACCAGAAGGTATTGATCATTTTTTTTACCAAGTTTTAG